A DNA window from Loxodonta africana isolate mLoxAfr1 chromosome 7, mLoxAfr1.hap2, whole genome shotgun sequence contains the following coding sequences:
- the LOC135231704 gene encoding olfactory receptor 56A1 yields MESSSNSSATPVSEFLLICFPNYQGWQHWLSLPLSLLFLVAMGANATLLITICLEATLHQPMYYLLSLLSLLDIVLCLTVIPRVLAIFWFDLRSISFSACFLQMFIMNSFFPMESCTFMVMAYDRYVAICHPLRYPSIITDQFVAKATVFIVARNAVLAAPIPIFIARLHYCGKNVIENCICANLSVSRLSCDNFTLNRMYQFVAGWTLLGSDFILIFLSYTPILKAVLRFKTEGAAVKALSTCGSHFILILFFSTILLVVVLTNVARKRIPMDILILLNVLHHLIPPALNPIVYGIRAKEIKQGIQKLLQRGM; encoded by the coding sequence ATGGAATCATCCAGCAACTCTTCTGCCACTCCAGTCTCTGAATTCCTCCTCATTTGCTTCCCTAACTACCAGGGTTGGCAGCACTGGCTGTCCCTCCCCCTCAGCCTCCTCTTCCTTGTGGCCATGGGGGCCAATGCCACACTCCTGATCACCATCTGTCTGGAAGCTACTCTGCACCAGCCCATGTACTACCTGCTTAGCCTCCTCTCCCTGCTGGACATCGTGCTCTGCCTCACTGTCATCCCTAGGGTCCTGGCCATCTTCTGGTTTGACCTCAGGTCTATCAGCttctctgcctgcttcctccAGATGTTCATCATGAACAGTTTCTTCCCCATGGAGTCTTGCACATTTATGGTCATGGCTTAcgatcgctatgtggccatctgccaccCACTGAGATACCCATCCATCATCACTGACCAATTTGTGGCCAAGGCTACTGTCTTCATTGTGGCACGAAATGCTGTCCTTGCTGCACCTATTCCTATCTTCATTGCCCGACTCCATTATTGTGGGAAAAATGTCATTGAGAACTGCATCTGTGCCAACCTGTCTGTGTCCAGGCTTTCCTGTGACAATTTCACCCTTAACAGAATGTATCAATTTGTGGCTGGCTGGACCCTTCTGGGCTCTGACTTCATCCTTATATTCCTGTCTTACACCCCCATTCTAAAAGCTGTCCTAAGATTCAAGACTGAGGGGGCTGCAGTCAAGGCTCTGAGCACGTGCGGCTCCCATTTCATTCTCATCCTGTTCTTCAGCACCATCCTGCTGGTTGTGGTGCTCACAAATGTGGCCAGAAAGAGGATTCCCATGGACATCCTTATCCTGCTCAATGTCCTTCATCATCTCATTCCACCTGCCTTGAATCCTATTGTGTATGGGATTCGGGCCAAAGAGATAAAGCAAGGAATTCAGAAATTGCTGCAGAGAGGGATGTGA